Below is a genomic region from Dioscorea cayenensis subsp. rotundata cultivar TDr96_F1 chromosome 14, TDr96_F1_v2_PseudoChromosome.rev07_lg8_w22 25.fasta, whole genome shotgun sequence.
TGGGCAATGGCTTGCACTAGGTTGGGATTTACTGATGAAGAGCGCTTGAGAAAGCTGCTGAATTTGAGGTTGTTTCTGAAGAACAGGTTGTTGGATTACAAGGAAGGCCGAGCTCCGGGCGCTGGGATTGCATTTGTGGTGCTTAAGGATGTATACACGACGAACAAGGCTGTGAGAGATTTCCGTgtggaaaggaagaagaagccAGTTGGGCGGTTTTTCCCTTTGATGGAGCTTCAGCTAGAGAGAAGCCGGTGGAGAGTGGAACGAGCTCCAGCGGCTTCAGACATATACTGGAATCACTTGGGCTTTAGCAAACTCTCTTTGAGGCTTCGGAGGATTGCGGTGAACTCTTGCCTTTTATTAATGCTTTTGTTCTGTAGTTCTCCTCTGGCAGTGATAACTGGCATAAAGAGTGCTGCCAGGATTATTAATGCTGAAGCCATGGATAATGCGCAGCAGTGGTTAGCTTGGTTTGAAGGCTCCAGCTGGTTTGGTGCCTTGGTTCTTCAATTCTTTCCCAATTTCCTTATATTTGTAAGCATGTATATAATCATACCATCTGTTCTCTCGTATCTTTCCAAGTTTGAAAGGCATCTTACTGTTTCCGGGGAACAGCGGGCTGCCTTGCTTAAGATGGTTTGCTTTTTCCTGGTGAATCTCATCATTTTGCGTGGCTTAGTTGAGTCCACGCTTGAGAGTGCAATACTTAAGATGGGAAGGTGTTACTTGGACGGTGCAGATTGTCAGCGGATTGAGCAGTATATGAGCCCATCCTTTCTGACCAGATCTTGCCTCTCTACACTTGCGTTTCTGATCACGTGCACTTTTCTTGGgatttcatttgatttgttgGCTCCGATACCTTGGATAAAGAAGACATTGAGGAAGTTTCGGAAAAATGACATGATACAGTTAGTGCCAGAGCAGAATGAGGATTACTCTGCAGACCATAACAATGACGAGAATAACTTACGGATGCCTCTTGTACCTGGGACGGATGATAGCCCACGATCGAATGGTGTTGAGGGACATGATCTTTCTATATACCCAATAAATAGGAGTTTCCATATTCCAAAGCAGAAGTTTGATTTCGCTCAATACTATGCTTTCAATCTCACCATATTTGGGCTCACCATGATTTACTCATTGTTCGCACCACTTGTGGTACCTGTTGGTGCTTTCTACTTCGGCTATCGATATATGGTCGACAAGTACAACTTCTTGTTTGTGTACAGAGTTCGGGGATTCCCTGCGGGCAATGATGGAAAGCTAATGGATAGGGTCTTGTGTATCATGCACTTTTGCGTGGTCTTGTTTCTCATGTCAATGCTGCTGTTCTTCTCGGTTCAAGGAGACTCTACAAAGTTGCAGGCCATTTTTACCCTTGGATTGTTATTCTTTTATAAAGTATTTCCATCTAGAAATGATGGGTTTCAGCCTTCTATCTTGGAAGGGATGCAAACAGTTAATAGCTTTGTTGACGGGCCCACTGAATATGAGGTTTTCTCACAACCTGATTTTGATTGGGATATCTATCAAATATGAAGCAAGATCTAGACTACATCAAGCTTATTGGTGATTTAGAATTAATGTGcagtttgttttcattttagtatatattcttgttaatcaattttttagcATTTATCACTTGTTTCTcagaaaatcattaatttatgcAGTGGTACATGTTCACGCTTACAAGGATGTTTGAATTGGTACGTACCACAATGGGAAGGTTCTCTAGTTCCAATAGGTTGTGTTTTAGCGGGCATATGGTTATACAAATGCTTATTTTCTCAAACTAGAAGGAATGTAGTTTGTTTTGTAAACTATGGCTCAGatttgaaattagaaaaaattgtGCTATTTTGTAGATTgtcaacataattaattaaactgaaattttgtatttgagGATTTGCTTTGGGCGTAGTTTGCTTTAGTCACAGTGTACTCTGACACAATGCGCTAACTTTTTGACCTCAAGAAGTATGAAAATTGCTATTCATGCCTGCACTACTTGATCCCTTTTTCTAGCTTTCTATTAGATTTTTTACAAGAATTTAAAACATGTGTTTCAACTGTTTTCTATTGAAATCTCCTAACAAGGTTGGCAGAGATTTTTCAAGTGACATTTGAAGGGAGATACAATACCAAAATCTTATATAGTTCTggtttcataaaatttataatctctaaatatttaattgttttgttcATTTGGCATTCACTGATCActcttgcatttcattgatcatGTGTctgatatattttgataaatagttTATAGTAGAAACGTTATACTGGCATCTTTATAGGTTTATGCATTGCAGTTATGTGTTGAACCTGGACTATTTAAATTTGAAGGTAATGCACACCTTGTCATTCGATTGTGTTAGTGGGTGCTATTAGCTAATATAAGTTAGCAATATGATGCCAGTGAATGGAGCCCAGGTTGTAAGTATGGTGGTGTTTTACATCTTATTCAATTTTAGATGAGGATACACCATCAATGTAGTCCAATCTGAAATAACCAAATTATGAGTGATATATGTTGATTCAGGAGTCATGCTTGGTAATTCTAAGAGATATCTGTTGATTCAGGAGTCATGCTTGGTAATTCTAAGAGATATCTGTTGATTCAGGAGTCTTGCTTGGTAATTTTAAGAGATATC
It encodes:
- the LOC120275691 gene encoding CSC1-like protein At4g35870, giving the protein MSSAMASLTSPAPDPPFEPSAWYGNIQYLLNISIAGAASCLLLFLLVKLRSDHRLVPGPSALFSKLLAVYHATFSQIALHCGADASQFLLIERSSFSILLFVSLAALFFALPLNLLAPAPISDLFAATTISHVPPGSPLLWLHFALMVLVVALAHFGLSKMENDLRITRFRDGSGNPSDPSSNSVAIFTIMVQGVPKALAADKSPLEEYFKHRYPGMVYRVIVPFDLCSLEELSIKWVEVQNKICRLEARLDASESFPDGGPGVGDENQVLRRLKDAWAMACTRLGFTDEERLRKLLNLRLFLKNRLLDYKEGRAPGAGIAFVVLKDVYTTNKAVRDFRVERKKKPVGRFFPLMELQLERSRWRVERAPAASDIYWNHLGFSKLSLRLRRIAVNSCLLLMLLFCSSPLAVITGIKSAARIINAEAMDNAQQWLAWFEGSSWFGALVLQFFPNFLIFVSMYIIIPSVLSYLSKFERHLTVSGEQRAALLKMVCFFLVNLIILRGLVESTLESAILKMGRCYLDGADCQRIEQYMSPSFLTRSCLSTLAFLITCTFLGISFDLLAPIPWIKKTLRKFRKNDMIQLVPEQNEDYSADHNNDENNLRMPLVPGTDDSPRSNGVEGHDLSIYPINRSFHIPKQKFDFAQYYAFNLTIFGLTMIYSLFAPLVVPVGAFYFGYRYMVDKYNFLFVYRVRGFPAGNDGKLMDRVLCIMHFCVVLFLMSMLLFFSVQGDSTKLQAIFTLGLLFFYKVFPSRNDGFQPSILEGMQTVNSFVDGPTEYEVFSQPDFDWDIYQI